Sequence from the Flavobacteriales bacterium genome:
CTGTTCACAGAACCGAAGATCTTGTCGCCCTCGCCTGCTTTCGCACCAACTTTTATGTCAGCATCCTGAATTTTCTTCAGCAACTTGGTGGCTTCCTCTATCAACTTAGCCTCGCGGTGCGCACGCTGACGAAGATCCTCTTCGCGAACCTTCTTAGCACTTGCTGTAGCGATAACGGCCATTCCTTGTGGTACAAGGAAGTTGCGCGCATATCCGTCCTTCACAGTTACAAGGTCGTTCTTGTAACCAACGTTGTC
This genomic interval carries:
- a CDS encoding 50S ribosomal protein L9, translating into MEIILKKDVDNVGYKNDLVTVKDGYARNFLVPQGMAVIATASAKKVREEDLRQRAHREAKLIEEATKLLKKIQDADIKVGAKAGEGDKIFGSVNSIQVAEAIKAATGADVDRKKVGLKESTVKTLGKYTASVRLHKEVEGEFEFEVVAE